TCAATATAATAACCCAAGAAAAGTGCCACGAAGATGCATCACATAGAGGTCACTCATTTAAGAAGGTGGCATTTTGAAATGCTACAACCTTCACCGTTGTCCATTCTAAAATTATACTATAAAGCAAATGAAGTTTACCATTCTAGCCAAAAGAGGTAAGCAGCCACACTCGTGTCCCCCAGCTCGAACAGGACAAAGGCGTTCACAGGCATCCTTGAAAGCCTTCTTCCAGAGATCTAACGAGAAGTTTACCTGCTCTTCATCAGCCGAACTAGATGTCCTTCGATATGTTCTACTCACATCAGAAGCCACTCTTGCACTTATTGCTTTAGCAGCAGCAGATTGCATATGGGGCGTTAGAGTCTGTTCAAAAAGACAACACCCAATAAAGATAGCCTCCAAGCTCATAGACGAGACTTGGACCAATAGTCCATGGAAAAGcaagaaaataggaaaaaatggGATTACACTATGTCGGTCCAGTAGGTTATGCCAACACAAGGTACAGGAAAAGGCAGACTAGCATGGATTGAATTTCGGATACTAATTTGAAAAGAAATTGGTGAAAAGAAAGAAGACTAACTGTTGTACAACCTGCCACCAGACAGACTCAATGATTCGTGAGAAGATCCAAGCTTCGGTCTTTTCCAATGCAGATGTTAATTTATGAGGGTCCTCCCAGCCATCAAGACTCCCACATTCCTTGCTCAGAGAGAACTCCTTCCATTTGAGTGGAGATAATTTCTTGGCGTATCCCTTCCCACCATCATTTATTTCAACACAAGGTGCAGCAGAAATTGGTAATTGCTGTTCTGCAATGGCTTGGCTTATGATGGCTCTCAGCACAACAGAATTTGACAACCAGAAGGTCAACCTGTGTTTGGGAATGTGGAAAGAAAATGAGCTCTTAAAAGGAAAGTTAAAATTCTTAAACATTTTAGCTCAACATCATGCTTAAAAAGCATCAGGCCCTTCAACATAAATACACTCAGAGCACCAATGTTCACTCCAAATTAGGTGGGTCTCTTCACCTAATGGGTCAAATGGTCAAACAAATTTAATTGCCATCCAAGAAACAAATAGTATTAGTTGAGGTATAACACATTATGCTTGCCGTAATAGCAGAAAACCCAACCCAAGAAATCTACAACCAACCAAAACAACTCATATATTGGTTCCATAGCAAACTTCTTTTACCAAAATCCAACTCAACATTTCATATTATAGGATCATGTGCGGATGTCAAAGCTGTTTTTACATAATTCGAACAAATTGTTATTTGATATGAAAGTACCTCGGAACATCATTTCCACATGCTTTTGCAACCAGAACTAATCCAGAGACAACACTTCTAGCTGCACTTGCTCTCCTTGATTGGGAACTCTCTTTGCAAGCATGAAGATAAAGCCTGGCAAGGCGTCGAGCCGGAGCATGGACCTTATTTATGGAACTTCCGTGCTCTGCAACAACTGAGTAAAGACCAACCTCAATAGCAGCAGCTTCTCTCAACTCTCCTTCAAGCATCTTTATTCTATGTTCCAGTTGCTCAATTCTACCATCGGAAGCGATGTTTCTTGCCTCCACTGGGTATACTTTTGCATCATTTCTTTCACTGCTAACAAACCCTTGAGCACCATTCTGAGTATCTCCCAACTTGCTACTCCTAACAGATCCATTGCTCATAACCGAGTCCATTGGTGATCGAACAGATTTCACATGCTTCAATCTATCACTACGTAGAGTATTAACATTTTTGGCAACATCTGAAAATCTCTTCCATGGTTCATCTTCTTCATAATCCTGACCCTCATGCAACATTTGCACCTGTCCATTTTCTTGATGTTCCTTTCTATCAGAGCCTTCAATTTTCAGGTTGGTGTTTACCTCTTCCTCAGCACCTTCGCAAGTTATAGATGAGGATGAAGACTGTCCACTATGGGTAGCAATTTTCTCAGGCATCAATGTTAAGCTAGTCTTGGGAGACAAGTCGGTTGATGATGGGCAAGATGGAGGAACCTCCGAAATTTCACAACTTTGTTCCGGCTCTGAAGCTGAACGATGTTTGTCGTAAGTCTTTCCTGAGCTATCCTTCAATGTCTGCAATACAGTCTGCAATGGCAACACCAACGGATCATCACATCATCTCGAACTTTGTAACTACAGAACTGTTAAAGAAAAGCTTGGCACATTCTGCAATTGGAACGCCAACTGATCATCACATGATCTCAGTCTTTCTAACTACGACTGTTGAGAAAAGCTTAATCACCAACAGACCGATATTAGGCTAGCGGGTGTAATCACAATGACAGTTTCTGTTGGCCTACTGTTTATTACTACCTCCGTCCtcacttgtttgtttgttttcactATATCGGACATCTAAAAAATCTTTTTATTGCAGAAAATTCTATAGAAACATTTTTAGCTTtgatttacattttttttttggtttccccAACCCAAGGTCCAAAGAAAAGAATTTAAccttttttctagtttttatttgGTTCCCTTTCACTATGaaatttaggccccgttttcgctaagattcttattttttaagtactccctccgtccccattttTTGGTCCCTCGTCCTATCCTAACCGGTTAAAAAGCTAATTAtaaacttttaattggtaatactatttatataCAATacggatattgtttgatagatctcaatgagcttttctaatttattttgttttaaatgattttgaaaCCTTTGCCTCCAAGAACTAATAGAAGATAGTTACATCAGTTCAAAATCTTTTCAGTAAACTAAATCATGCGTAGATTTGATTAAAGAGTATGACTTTCGAGGGGATGGAGGGAGGACGTTAGGCCAAAATCACAATGGAAGAGttgcaaaatgaaatattgcTGGCAATAAGAGATTGGAAATCAATATACCTCTTCACTATCAAGGGAGAAAGCCACATTAGTCTCAAAACCTGAAGAAGAAACAGCCAGAGATGAGTGGGAAGagacatcatcatcatcatcatcggaaATTGATGTAGACTCAGTTCCCTCAGCATATTCTTCATTTGTCAACGCAGAAACAGATTCCCCACCATTTCTCTCCGTGGATGATTCTTTCGACAGGTTTTCTCTTGATGAGGAGTTGGTGCCACCTTTTTTAATtgactgaattttaataaacagAGCCGGCTGGGACGTGTTGCTAAAGCTCCTCTTTGAATTCATTGGAATGCACACGTTCAGAGTTTCTTTGACAACTCCATAGTCTGCTAAGTCTACAATGGCAGTTCCCAATGACTGACCTTTCACGGTCTTATCCATCCGACATTCATACAAATTGAACTCTAAGCAATTCTTTTTgtaactctccctctctccacctTTAGTTGATGTTTGTCTTAACTGTGTCATTGAAAGCCTAAAGGACGTGTTAAATTCAATCTTGCCATCACCAATAGTACCAGACCCAAGTGAAGGCACAACTGGGTTAGTAGACCCAGATTTCCGATCACTGTATTCCCATTGAAGTAGAACGGAACGAAGGGTCCTCAGTGACTGAGACGGGGGCCAAGGTTTAACCTCCTGAACCTCGATCAGATAATCAAGCCGAAACGACGGTGTTTTCCCATTTTTGGTGCTCAGTCCCATAACCACAGTAACAGAAACAGTGGCACTGCTTAAATGAGCAGTGTGACGCCAATCGGACCGAAGAAATTCAAGCACGAAACACCTAAACCCCCAAACAAAACCTCAGAATTCAGTAAagtgaaaacaaagaaaatcagAAACTCACTGTGCGAAGAAGAATGACAAATGGGTATCCTCTAACATGAATATGGTTTTAGAAGAATAATATGCTGCAATAGACGCAACATAAATTTCTGAAGAAGAGGGAAATAGAAGTAAAGAGGAAAATGCAAGCCAGAAATCTCTTGCTAATCTTTGTCTCCACTTAGCTCTTGACATGAGAATACAAAAAGTGAACACCACCCTCATCGGAGCCGTTCCATGTATGTGGTTCCATGCATATTGGACGGCTCGACACCCATTTGTGTCGGTAGTTGTGTTTAAAATTATGTTCCTAGCATTGCTTACAAGAATAAGACACATTCATATTTACATACATAGGTATTTGGATCCACACACACAGAGATAAATGTCAGCCAAATCCAGCCAAAAGAACGgaaaatatggtaaaaatgctaattctctctctctggatgtGTTTCACTACTAAGACTCTGTTTGGAATAAGGAAAATCAAAAACTTTCCCTCCCCTTGTctggtttgaaaagaaaataggaaaacAAAGGGTTTAAGTACATTTTTCTCATGTATCTTCCTTACATTTTgctcacacttttttttctttcctttttccgtAAGTCCCGACAGGCCCTAGTCCCTAAGTGTGTTGTTCCTTCGTCAAGAACTAAGTGGAATGTCAGTCAACTGACTGACTCAACTCCAGCCAAAAACACGGAAATATGGACGTTTCAAACTTAATTACGATGAAAGAATCTCTGCAGCAAACCGTTGACGAGCAAAATTGCAAGTCATTCAACAGATCCGAGAACTAATAGTCAAACCAGTCGAGGTCAAAATCACTACTCGAATCAGACAATCACAATCTCCTACAATCGCCGAGCAAATGATGATTCATTACAATGCGTAAGTACTGGAAGAAGCTACTTACAGAGATTACAAAGGCTGCTGGAAAATCGATGAGCAGATGTGAGGCGATTTGTATACTAATTCCAAGAGAGTCAAGAGACTGTCGCTcttatctgtgtgtgtgtgtgtgtgtgtgtgtgtgagagagagagagagacagagagagagagacagagagagtgtgtgagagCCAGTACTCACACTGGAGGACACCGACAAAATGTCTGTCGTAATTAGTTACTAACCATCAAGTACTAACAAACATAATTAACATCTTAGTACAAGATTAAGGTTTTATAATTAAAGCAAAAGTAGGAAAAAGTCACGGGCGACAACTAGTAATACCATTTGTTTTGTGGGGAAAAAAGCTTTAAATGGGTGGTAAGTAACCTATTTAAAAAATACTCAGTACTACTACTCCATTATGTTGCCTTTTGTGCATGTGACGTTTCTAAATCAAAAACGGATCAAACACTTGTGTATATTTgaatgaactgatttttttacgAGACGTATTAAAAGTTGTTTTTGAACAACATGAACGTTCCGGATATTTGTACAAGGTTCGAGATGAGCCCCACATAGCCACGTAGGGAATGGGTACAAAATCGGAAGCCACAAATCGGGAGCCACCCATCGGTATAGTGGAATTTGTGGAGTATGTGCAAGGATAATTACTCTTCACAACGACAAGTTTTTGGGTGTCGACCGGATACCACGTGGCAGTATCAGTCAGCGATTTGGACCGTCCAAGCAGTGATCCAACAATCCAGATTTAttccctccctctcccttcATCCCACCATTTCCTCAGCTCTTTTCCACTCTCTAAAATTCGAACCGcccaaaacacgtttgaatgATCCGAATCGCTGCCGGGATACGATGTGTACGGTGCCCtaccggcacccaaaaatttctccctcGCAACCGTAAGAACATTTACTTTTTCCCTAGAGTTTTGAATGGTGGTTAGCTAGAGGCCACGTGGACGGAATTGACCAAACATCTCAGTGTCTGGAGTGTGGACCTCCATGTTCCTTTTGGGTTTTAAGGAAATTTGTAACGAGTGCAATGGGGTGCACCTCTGAGCTGTCAGTTCGTGCATTCGATGGCTAGGATCTCATCTCGGAAAAATGATTGGGCCGAGAGACCCAAAATGAACACGGGCGGATTCCGAACACACATTCGAATATGAAATGACTCGTGAATGACATCTGATACTCGTGAGTTTAATTTTACGGTGCATGCATTTGCGAATCCGGAGAGAAAGTGCGCTTctgtcaaaataaaaaatgttactATTTCATCCGTTACTTTGAAGGTACTTTATTATGCGTGATTAAAATCTACgaacaatttttttagatttttattgtCAGGAAGTTGTGTGTATCAAATATAGTTTAGCTTTAATTAGGCAGATCAGTGGTGCTCTACCACACAGATTGAGAGTGTTCAAGTGAACTTGAAGAAGTTTAGtataaaaagttatttatttatttttttaaaacatttttgtcATCGGTGAACAAATATCCAGGAGCGGTCCCTGAGGCAGATTTTACGTTTTTAATTCGTTGAATATGAAAACATTCGACATGTTAGACAAGTCAAAACAAATCCAGGATTTGATTGTCATAGTTTCTGCAGAAATTATATACAGAtgatgataaaaaataaataaaaagaaattatatatacatttgttgaacaattaagggaaaatgacggtcaatgatgtgtttgataattaatacccttcaAGGACaatttcaacattaacaaatgttctcagcatgtccttggcgggtattaattatcaaaacacgttctgggccgtcattttcccaacaatTAAACAGTCAACTCTTCAAAACATGAAATATACAATATCTTCAGATACGTGATATTGATAATCCTTCTAGATCAAATGAACCTAGTGTCAAACATTGAGTATTTTGTTGACCTACATGGATTTGCTctcttcttgtattttttttatcaaacaattcAGTGACTTGAGTTATTGGACGGTCTACAAAACCGGCTCTGAAGTAAAGCTCAAGATGCAACCGCTTTTTAACTCCCAAAATTTACAGATGTTATGAGGCCCTCCAACTTTGGTACTCCTTATAGTAGATCAATAAAATAGGCATCATCTTTAATCGTCACTTTAAGCCCCCGAAAAGTTAGGGTCTTCTCCAATTGTTGAGTTATTTGACGTGaactaaacatttttttttaagtcagcAAGAAACTCATACAATAGGTTAGAAGGttagtaacattttttttttaattatttgataGTCCAATCATACCTCTAATCCCCCCAATCAAACAGGGCCTATAGGTTAGAATGTTAGTAGACGTCAGTCTCAAACTCGAGATCTTGGTAAAATTGGAACAAGCTAATTGGCCTAACTTACAAGTTCAACTACAATATCTTTCGGTATAAGTTTTCTAAACTCCAATATAACCAcaaagggaagtgattttgacactccctttttttctaACGACACAAGAAAAGGAGAGGGTCGTTAGAGAAAATTGAAGTGTCAGAAAGAAATTGTATTATCATGTATATTACAGATAAATATCCCTATTTCTTAAATTGCAGCACAGCCCCGTCGAGtttacccaaaaataaataaataaaataaaataaaaaacagaatgTGATTATTTTAACCCCAAATAAAACGGTTTGATTTAGTTTTGATTCCATTATTTTAGTCCATGTATTCGACTTGAAACACACTTATAAAAATTGATTCCAAGAAGGTATATTCTGAAAGCACAGCAGGCTTCCTGTTTCCAAATTGATGATATTCTCAAACGATAACGTCACACCGATCCTGCATACCTTTACATCGAAGTCATTGACAGTATGCAATGGTGATTCACTctttttgcaaaaaacaaaattagttCAGCTTCTCATCCTGAGAAAATGGAACCATCTCTCTCATAGCGCTTTTAGCTTCCGCAAAGCTACAAATAATGAGGAGatctgaaaattttcaaaggcGGAACTTTGGGtgtaatccttcaaaatgaaGAGGAATCGGTACTCATGAAAGTTTGGACCACTCAGCCTGCAGCGATCTCCTTTTCCTTTGCCTTGCACATATCCTCTGCCGACTTGATAAACTTTTTAGTCAATTCATCAACCTAAGAAATGGACAAGCATGAGATATAAGCAAAATCCTTGCATAACCCTACGTGCTTGTTCGAGAGCTATTCATTGCATAAACtcacttctttctccaatctttTGGCAGCATCTTTTGGGAAACTTGCACCCGCTTTCTTTACTGCATCTAATGCCTGTAGAAAGGACAGTAAGTTTGCTCAGACAATTGAACAACGCAGAATCTCACAAAGCAAATAACATGTAATACTTGTCGCATCCTTGCAGCTTCCACTATGTGTAGGTGCGAGAATATGCACTGGTATACCGTATAGTAGTTGTAGCAAATTGGTTTGTTGATATAAGTTCATAATAGTCGTAAAAGTCCAAAAAACGATATTGGAAACTTACAACTCATTGTCATCAAGACCACTGATATGCACTCATTTTTCAGCAGAATCTACTATTAAGTACAAGTACTGAAGAATAACCAAAGATGCAATAAATCTGGACAGTAGATGCACCAGAAAAGATAAATTATCCTCTAAGCCACTGAATAACCACAAAATGGAACTCACAAGTTAATCCCAAGGTTGAGATACTATCATAATCATATACGTTTGATTTCGACTGTTAGAAACAGAAAATGATCCAGTTGCACAATATGCACCACTGgcagaaaggaaaggaaagtaaCTGAACATGCAGCATATGATGGCTCGCAGACCTAGTCCATAAGTTACGACATCCAATTGTGACCAAAAATGCCCCAAGCGGTTTCATGTTTTACGATGTTATCCTCTTATATGGCCTTCTAGGGAAGGAAAAATACCGCTCTAAGAACATAGATCAAAGAATTAAGACTTAAACAAACTGAGGAAATACCTTCTGGCGAGCTCTTCTTATACTCTGCTTGACATCTTCTGAAGATTTGGTGACCACCTTACACAAAGCCTAGAAAAAGTGGCAAAATTTTGACATCGTAGACGGATAAATTGAAAGtgaagagggaaaagaaaaaaacctcaATGATGAACTCACCTGCATATGCTCCTTAGTCAATCTGCTCATTGCAAGCACAGAGAAACTTATTAGCCAAGTAACACAAGATCTAACCCCTAattcaaatatatattaaaCCTGGATTTCTCTTTTGTGGACGTGTGATTTGGAATTGAAAACATGGTAAAGGGGATGTACTGTAACATAGAAACAATGCTTACGGAGGAATAGGTGCAATCAATCTCTGGCCATCTACATTAGGATTTAAACCCAATGGGGATGAAACAATGGCCCTCTCCAATTCTTTTACGGCCTGCAGGAGGACAATCAATCTGTCAGGAGAATATTCTACTGAGCAAGGGGTGTCGTACTGAATGTAATTGACAGTAAAAATTCCAAGATCGGAACAGATGCGGAGCACTTAGATGATAGAGGAGCATAGTCTGAATTCATTAATCTTACATAATTACTTTCAAGTGAAGTTTAGCTCTCTTAGCACAAGTGCACAACTACTGCTAACATAATATACACGCAAAATTGGCAGAACTGACAAAGTTAACCAGTTTTGAAACAAGTTCATAGGTCCAATTCACAGAGAATTTGTGCTAGAGCTGGGACAAACAAAAATCAGAATATATAAAATCATACAAAATAGGACACAATTCATTACATTTGGATCATAAGGAGTTACGGACAATGTTTTGGAATCGATCACAGAGACAACAGCCAGTCTACTCAGAGGCATCTTAACACCACCAGTTTCTACAATGATATGATCAAGCATTCCTACATATACATCCAAAAGTTAATTCCATAAAGAGATTCACCATCAAATTAACTTCACTCTTAAAGTAAATCACAAACGATGCATACCAGCTGATGCCCTCCCAGTTCGAAGTTTGCTTAGTTCTCGAGAGAGTGAGTCAACCGCTGCTTCCATAAGCGAGACTGCAGTTGCCTTAACACTAGGCCCAATATCCACAATCTCAACAGTGTTTGCGTCATCATCACCCTCTAAAATTTTCATATACAGATAAATAAAAATCTGCACTTAAAGATTTCAAAAGCATGATCTTTGCCTCTTCGGCCacactgaaaaaaaaaacacttcgtATGTATTCAATGACTTCATTTGCAGCTTAATATAGCACATCTTTCGAAATTGTACGCTTTTGTGCTAGTATTTCAAAGATTTCAAGGGAAGGGTTCAGAAGTACTTAAATATAACAAATAGATGGTCTTCATCGAGTTACTGGGGGGCTAATCTATGAAATGATTGGGTTTAGGACTCTCGCACTAACAGCGTTTCCACGC
This DNA window, taken from Rhododendron vialii isolate Sample 1 chromosome 8a, ASM3025357v1, encodes the following:
- the LOC131336113 gene encoding uncharacterized protein LOC131336113 codes for the protein MGLSTKNGKTPSFRLDYLIEVQEVKPWPPSQSLRTLRSVLLQWEYSDRKSGSTNPVVPSLGSGTIGDGKIEFNTSFRLSMTQLRQTSTKGGERESYKKNCLEFNLYECRMDKTVKGQSLGTAIVDLADYGVVKETLNVCIPMNSKRSFSNTSQPALFIKIQSIKKGGTNSSSRENLSKESSTERNGGESVSALTNEEYAEGTESTSISDDDDDDVSSHSSLAVSSSGFETNVAFSLDSEETVLQTLKDSSGKTYDKHRSASEPEQSCEISEVPPSCPSSTDLSPKTSLTLMPEKIATHSGQSSSSSITCEGAEEEVNTNLKIEGSDRKEHQENGQVQMLHEGQDYEEDEPWKRFSDVAKNVNTLRSDRLKHVKSVRSPMDSVMSNGSVRSSKLGDTQNGAQGFVSSERNDAKVYPVEARNIASDGRIEQLEHRIKMLEGELREAAAIEVGLYSVVAEHGSSINKVHAPARRLARLYLHACKESSQSRRASAARSVVSGLVLVAKACGNDVPRLTFWLSNSVVLRAIISQAIAEQQLPISAAPCVEINDGGKGYAKKLSPLKWKEFSLSKECGSLDGWEDPHKLTSALEKTEAWIFSRIIESVWWQTLTPHMQSAAAKAISARVASDVSRTYRRTSSSADEEQVNFSLDLWKKAFKDACERLCPVRAGGHECGCLPLLARMIMEQCVARLDVAMFNAILRESDDELPTDPVSDPISDAKVLPIPAGKASFGAGAQLKNAIGNWSRWLTDLFGIEDDDSIENMNNENGKDIEVERKELDTSFKAFHLLNALSDLMMLPKDMLLSRSIRKEVCPTFGAPLIKRVLINFLPDEFCPDPIPDALLEALDSEDEAEEGSVPHFPCNAAPIVYLPPPLASVAGIIGQTGIKSPELRRNGSSVLKKSHTSDDELDELDSPLTAIIETLKGPPTPKEHGSQNSVRYQLLREVWTNTE
- the LOC131336123 gene encoding uncharacterized protein LOC131336123, whose amino-acid sequence is MAIALRRALISSRCLSLLLRTSSLRSPHHSHFLSSPDLFNSSASHTAPNFPAINFIGDSRRGFAKGRKSKGDDDANTVEIVDIGPSVKATAVSLMEAAVDSLSRELSKLRTGRASAGMLDHIIVETGGVKMPLSRLAVVSVIDSKTLSVTPYDPNAVKELERAIVSSPLGLNPNVDGQRLIAPIPPLTKEHMQALCKVVTKSSEDVKQSIRRARQKALDAVKKAGASFPKDAAKRLEKEVDELTKKFIKSAEDMCKAKEKEIAAG